The sequence below is a genomic window from Mytilus edulis chromosome 2, xbMytEdul2.2, whole genome shotgun sequence.
ATCAAGCATGTTTTTAATACTGACTTATCAGTATGAGGATCAAGCATGTTTTTAATACTGACTTATCAGTATGAGGATCAAGCATGTTTTTAATACTGACTTATCAGTATGAGGATCAATCATGTTTTTAATACCTACTTTATCAGTATGAGGATCAAGCATGTTTTTAATACTGACTTATCAGTATGAGGATCAAGCATGTTTTTAATACTGACTTAACAGTATGAGGATCAAGCATGTTTTTAATACTGACTTATCAGTATGAGGATCAAGCAATCCCTGAATAAGGTCATGTGCTAtataatttcattgataaattatGTTGATAAATTAATGTAAATGGACATGAACATGTGCCATGCATTACTCCACTGTTGTGCAACatcattgtttaatattttggAGTATCTCCTCCTGTCTATGATATAGACAATATTAGGCAGTATAATGAAAGGGATAAATCAACTGATTTGTAATTCAACTAAATATACAATGTGTACTTACTAATATACAATGTAGTAACTAAATGACTATACTTACGTTTTGGCACTACATTCCAAAAACATTAAACCTGAAAAACAGAGTTAAATTTTTAATGTTAGCTATCAATATAAGTAAACGAGAAATCCTACACCCAGAGACGTACTTCAGctgaacatatttgtttttgttcatttttgtacattaattaagcAGTTAGttccttgtttgaattgttttacatttgtctttttggggtcttttaaagctgactatgcagtattggctttgctcattgttttaggccttacggtgacctatagtttttaatttctgtgtcatttggtctcctgtggaggGTTGTCTAATTTACAATACCACATGTTCGTTTTTTATATTTACGACATAAATTAccctttttcaaataaatttctttaaagagTCTTTCTTTTCATCATTTCCTCTATTTTTTCcttatatataacatttaaatttctttaatatcttGATTATGAGCTCTTTCTgttgtacatttttaaataaatgaatacttTACCATTTTCATCAGCAAATTGTTTTGCTTCTTCATAAGTAACATCTCTCTGTGCTTCTAAATCAGATTTATTTCCAATTAAAAATATAACCTgaaaatgataaaacatggaTCAAAGTGTCTGATTATCCCTTGCAAACATACAATTGACTTTCCTTCAGAGTAATTCAGTGGGTTTTTCATGTCAGTTGTGTTTTACAATGTTTCTCATACCATGGTTAACAATAAAATTAGCCACTTCAAGTTGTATTATAAAGGAAATAGGTAAGTTCTAAAAGGAATAAGGAAAATTATTTGCATAACAAAACTGCTGTGAAAAAACCcacaaaacacacaaacaaagGACAATCAAAGAACAAAACCAGATaacctgacttggtataggcataaAATGTGGTTATTTGGAGTCAGTTGGACATGGACACAAAtacttgtgtattttttttttcttacagaaTGTCATTCTAAAGTTCAAGTATTTGTAATTTGAATTCATATACATTCTATTAACATAGAGATTCAGTTGAAAGCAAAAAAATGCATGAATCAATGCTCGAGgataaaataatgttaaaacatacatgtataaattttttATGGGAGAAATAAAATATGGGAAAATGAAATTCTGCAAGTTGTATTAGAACAGGAAGCAAATATATGTTGTTATCATATTTTCTAACTATTAATaatcacatatacatgtatcataacaCAACACAGGAAGCAAATATGATGTTTTAtcacataaacaaaaatatgtttcatTTTGCATTGGGTAATATATCCGTAAGTAAGCATCCCATATCAGCACTCAACAGTTGATTTAAGCCTACATAAAGTTCTGCTCTTGTGATCAGAGCAGATAACCATTAATCATTGGCATCTCAATGCCCCCTTTTCAACCCAACCTTGGTCATCTAATCAaattgaacaagaatgtgtccccagtacacggatgcctaaCTTAcactcattttctatgttcagtgaaccgtgaaattggggtaaaaactcttatttggcttcaacttcatcaaaaactaccttgaccaaaaactttaacctgaagcgggatgaaCGAATGTATGGACAAACGGatgtacagaccagaaaacataatgccctactatcgtaggtggggcataaaaataatatatgCCTTTATGTTAGAATAAAATTGCTCCTGTAAAGTCTGGTATTGTAGATAACATGTTAGCACTGTTTAAATAGGCAATAAGTATAAGATTGTCCTTTGATAGTCAATAATGTGAATACTTACTGTATTTGGATTTGTTAAATTTCTCGCATCTGTTAACCAACTACTTAAATGATTATATGTACTTCTCCTGTAAagattaaatataaaatgttaatggCTAGCATAGGATATCTCACTCCTCAAAATACAAATCCCAATAAGAATATCTATAAACAACATTTATATACACAAACATTGTTTCAcaataaacaatggaaattgagAGCAAGAAAAAAGTTATATGCTTACAGAAAGAGCAATCATTTAAGTAATATCTACATTTTAGTCTTATCATTTTTATCCCATGTTATGATCTAGGAGATAAgcctaaattttcaaaatatttaaagcaCAAAAGTACTTGTCACGAAAGTAGATAATTTAACcatgccacattctttatgtgcctgtcccaagtctgtaattcagtggttgtaatGTTACCAGACCTGTTTACCCATTCTGATGTCTATCAGTAGAATTGTCAGtagttttgcaatgttgtcagtaGTACTCTCGATGAGTGCCGCGTAGCGGCACGAACCTTCTAGGGGGGTTTGGGGGCATGCCCCCCcaagaaattttttaaaaattagatgCAATTCCCTGCATTCTGACAGAATCTGCAGTCTTATTCAGACATGTTTAGAACAAAGATTTTGAtcaaattgttttattggtaATAAGATATGTCCACCAACCCCAAAAATCTGAGAAAAAATTTCTGAAAAAGTCCAACTTTCATAAAAAATTTGGGCAGCACGGCTCCTAGAAAATCAacatttcccttttttttttttaaagcaaattaAGGCCTTGAAAGATTGGGCAATTGAGGAAGAGCTTGCACTAAGGAGGAGGGCAGTTCCCCTTATCCTAAAGGAACATCTTCTTAGCACAGTGAATAGACTTTACAAAACATAAATTTACTTACCACAGGCAATTTTAGAATGTGGAAACATCAATTTGAAGTTTTTGGTAAACATATCTGCACTTGCTAGGGAAACCCCCAAAGAAGGGAAAGTTTCCCTGTAACAATCTTTGAATTTTTGGCATGATTTCTTTGCCGATGTTGGTCCGGTTgtagtattattattattgtcaTCAGTGGTCGTCCTCTTGGACATGATTTCAATTTACCTTGTCTTATATGCGCTTTAAAGCATTGATATTCTAATTAATTCAATCGTTTAACTGATCAAGATCAAAATTTAACGGATTTTGAAACGAAACGATTCAAAATTTAACGGATTTTGAAACGAAACGAATTTTTTTCAAACCCGTAGTTTTTGGTATGACAATCGTAGTCCGTATTTTTTCAATGAAAACCGTAGAAACTACGGCAAAATCGTAGATGTAAACACCTCTGTGTtacatattaagttttttttgttaattgattTGTACACAAATTAGGCTGTTACTTTTCTCgtatgaatttttttaatttgtcatttcagggccttttatagctgagcaTGCAGTAATGGCCTTGcattattgttgaaggctgtaagctGACCTATAGTTTTAAATTTCTGCGTCACTCAATTTGGTCTATTGTCTAGAGTTGTGGCAATCAAACaacatctttatttttatattatacatgatACCCAAGTTCTCTAAATATTATGACTTAAAAAGGTTTCCTTATAGGGAAAaggttataaaaataatatctaTTTATATACAACAAACTGATATCCTTGATATGTTGAACTGAGTGGTAGGTCAATGTAATTTGACCAGACACATTAAAAGAAAGTCCTTCAATTTCACTATGCCAGATAAATAGAAAGAACCTTTAGACGATGTTTAATTATTGATCTGGCATCTCCTGAACTACCTCTTCAACAATCAAAACTGAATCTGTCTTACCGTGTTATATCGTAAACCATTAATGCACCTGCAGCTCCCCTGTAATAACTTCGTGTGACAGCACGAAATCTTTCTTGGCCAGCTGTATCCCATATCTGTAATTTTATCTTTTGTCCTGAGACTTCAATTATTCTGAAATGAACATGATCAATGTGAAAAAGTCTAGCTGTAAAATTGTCATCAAAATCTTTGTAAAGAAATATTAGGGATTTAGGATTTTTCATCATCATTATTTGTTTAGCATGTTTGAACATTCAATGCTAAAAATAGTCCTATTGTTTCAAAATGGTTTTACAAACTAACAGATATATTAATGCAAAATTTTAGTAGACTTTAGGACATTTTATATTGACATTACAAAATCATGTTTATCACAtttcaaattataataaatgattGATTTATCTGGTGTATATTGCCTAACTCACATCTTCAAATCATAAGGTTTATTTTAACTAAAGcataaaaacttttttcaacCCTCTGAGTCAAAGGTTATATTAACTAACAGTGACAAGTTTGAATTCAACAAATAActgtaggttgcatttctgtaaatattgacaatgcaatttcccataggaactccttttacggctaaaactgtaccgcttttactatgaagttttgaaaaaaatcttatcctagaattgatacttcatatgcactacaattttttcaaaggtcaaaatatagggctgtgcgacatattttcaacgtttatatgccctggacttttcagagtttaaactaacacttattttcttaactacctcgaatgaagggttaccacagatttcaatgtaaaacaatatgcacatgtatattaattggtaacattcccaagttatgtctctatgagatgtaACACAGAGAGTATAACTGGGagccagtatgtaaacaaaattaattttctatgaatattctaaatctccccaaaagaggcgtggtttgagaaacagctgtatttacaaagtgcaacctatacttGTGAGAAGAAAATATTACGTGTCCTTTGAAAGGCAGAGTAAAATAAAAGTTTCATCCATAAAACATACACCAGGGACAAATCTAGTTGCATTTAAAGGAACCTTTAATGTTTAGTCTTCATTTTTCACTCAACTATTTGTAAAATACTTTATGCAAGTAATCTTTTGTGCATTTTAATTTTCCTGAATCAGTTGCCAAATTGATAACAGTAAAATCGTTTCTTGTTTATAGCTGATacttatcaatataaacatatatctaTAACATCTAATACACACAAGGTGAATAAGATACAATATTTTCCTGTTAACTTATCtacatattattattaaatatctatattatataatatatatattcttccTGTTTACATGGTTTATAGCTTTTACTTATCTCAATACATAGTACAAAGATCAACAATAAGTtcctatagcatgtataggtttgattgaaaacatttaaaaaaaaacataaaatcaagTATCCACAAAAATACCACTTTTCTTCTATCCACTTATATTGGTATCACAAatatgaatgaatccacagtatctagAGTTAACTGAGAGTGAATCAAGGACACCCATTAACATTTCctgtgtttatcatgtttattgacctCAGGTGTACCATGTACATATTTCTTGTCATGCatgtttatatatcatgtatatagctgAAATATGAGCATTCTTCAATTGTTTGCATTTACTTTAATTACTCTAATCATGCTAATGCAATACATAAAAAGCCTACCGTGTACCAAATTCTACTCCTATAGTGTGTGGACAATCCGCCATGACTGAAATACAAAGAAaccaaattaatattttttacactttttaggTCAatttcaattctatataaatataaaaaagaagatgtggtatgattgccaatgagacaactttccacaaaaaagcaaaataaaaatatgttttactgtGGAAAACCTTgacaaatgtttcatttaataAAAGCTTTAGGTTGTTAAACATTTCTCCTAACTGTTATTTCCAAAAGAAGTAGATTTCAATAGGAAAGTACCTTATGTGGAAGACATTTGGTTAAAGACaacatttcaactgattttcatagtgtATTCTTATATATGTTAACAACTGTTGATTGCGTTTTTTTAAAGCTAAAAGCAATGATAATGTGAGTGTTTTTTTTATGCTGAAAAGCAATGTTATGTGAATATAAAGCAGAGTAAAAgctatttttgtaataaaaatgtgAAAACCACAAACATAGAAAGGCTATGTGTCATATAGACCTGGAGAGAACACTGAATTGTGTTTGGACTAAAATCATATATATACACAGCTATGTGTATTTTACTCACATTTTTTCTCTGTAAATTGATGTAATAAACATGATTTTCCAACTCCCATATCTCctattatgatatatttaaatatatacgaATAATTATAAGGGCCTGCCGCCATCTTTGTACTGAAAAAAAGTAGAACTCATTTTATGCTTGATCTCATAGCACATTCAGTTTACATGTTTTAATGGAAGTACATGCACTTTGTAGTGTGAATTGTAATTGTGAATTTacttgggtttgtgttgctcagtcttcagtaaaatgttttctatgttgtgttttttgtactattatttgtcttttttttatatgcatgatGGTGTCTGTTTAATTTAGTTTGAATGTTCCCCTGGAATCTCTAGCTTTGACTAGCTGATCTGAGCTGAGTTGCAAAAAAATCATGCGAATATATTGGCATGGCTTTAGTTAatcttattacatgtataacaactgtaaggccttatttatattttgtCCAAACAATAACTAGAATTCTGCTCTGAAGCTGCAGGAACTAAACTTAACTTGTTTCCTCAAGGGAATAGTCATTATAGTCTGGCcccaaaaatatttctttaaggGACCAAACCAATTTttatactaatttaaaaaaaaaatgaaatgtacttttcataaacaaatataacCCTTTTAGATAATCCTATATGACGCTTTTGAGTCTTGTCAAGATTATGAGTGATAACTTGATTCTTGAATTATTGCTGCCAGAAAATATATCACAAGATAAAATGTTACAATTTTAGTACATGTACATCTCCTTTCTGTTGACATTTTGTTAATATGGCTGTTTCCATGAAtcattaaatgttattttaaatttaaatgatccTCTTATagtgttgataaaaaaaatattcaatgtttttttattgaagaTTGGATACcaatatagacatgatagatattttgatatttatttacaagatacatgtataatgtttcattttttcattGGGGATTTAGTAAATAGTGATACATGGACAAATTATTGCCAAATACAGGCTTGTTAAGATTCCCAGGACAAGTACAACTAGAGATGCAATGCATTAGTTTAGAGgaaaacacaaaacaataatTGTGGAAGCTTTAAAAGAGAAATAGGAACATGTGTCAAGAGAATTGGTATATTATATGTATATGCATGTCAAATCATGACTTCGCATGGAAAACTTAGTTGTTTGGCCAGATTTTTGTAATCAAAATGAAATGTCTTGCTTTGATCAGACATTCAGGTTTCCATTTAAGAACAGTTTTTGTATATATCGGAAAGGAAAGAGTATAAATGGGATTCActgcaaaatatttttcaatggcCAGCTGGGCAGTCAGAATAATAAAGTCATTCACCCGTCCCCAAATTAAGTTGTCTTGGACCAATGCTTAGTATTTTATTTAGTCCCTGAAGTTGACAATCTGGTACAAAAACTACTATTTTGATCCATTGAtgcatctataaaatatatacattgtacctagATGTATAGGTTGCCTGCATGGACCCCAGTGAACATCTAAACTACAAAAGGGCTTCTATTAGATCTTACTGTATCTGGTCTAGCTACATGAATCAGGGTGTAAAAGGGGGTACCTTCAAGACGAATAACaataaaaattcttgccaaaagACGTTTACGGTAATTTTTAACGATAAGATTGTATACTCTCTTTTAAAACGATAAAAGAATAAGACTGATTTTTGATTTTGACGAAACACATCTATTTTTCAAAAGTTACGAATCATgataggccaaaaaaaaatatatatgtctgtttcctgtttcCCGACCGACCCCGACTCAAAGCCCCAGACCCTAGATCTTTTTATTCAATTCCGCAAAAAAATCGTTTCCGATCCTGAAAAATTCGTTTCCAGTCCGATCCagatccgtattttactataCCCAAACATTCAAAATGGCTGCTCCAGCACAAATGTGCTACATTTAAGGTTTAAAAAATGTCGGCACTGGGAGGATTATTCAATTAAAGCTTCTTTAAAGAGATTAAATGATTTTAGGGTACAGGAccctaaccaaacatgacatttaaccatctgcaaatctgacagggagtgcaaaaataattaaaaaaaaaaaaaaaaaaatcccgacctaccgaccctgatTTTTTTGCCTTGGcagcaggaaacagacatatatttttttttggcttaagaTTATTTTGAAGAATCATGATAAGGATATTTTCTCGAATCACAAAAAGGATAATTTGACATATCACGATAAGCATATTAAGACcaatcacggtaaaattttatCGAATTTTGATGCTACATGTAACAGTAGCTGAAAATGACCGTTTGGCGTCTGGAGGTAAAGAGCATGACTACCCTTATGTATTGCAGTCTTAGGCAATTTCAATTAAAATCCTGTTCCtttaataattcttttaaaatataaacactgTCAGTATATATTCCTATAGGTTAACACTGTCTTATGTAGATCAAAACTACTGTGTGCGAtgaatagggctcttcacggttagttcggccatattggatagggggcagattttcataatagaggtaaaaatggtgtgaaaaatacgggaaaacatcattaaaacagagctgttgcttggaaacacacataggatttcccacactttcataccatttccacctccttccaaaaaatcgggtctcactaattagcgacaacaagcgtcaagaagcgacaacaagcgtcaacaagcgacaagaagcgacaacaagaattattttagagACAACAAgagacaagaagactatttagcgacaagaaaacattttttttttattaaatataaaga
It includes:
- the LOC139511381 gene encoding ras-related protein Rab-14, which gives rise to MAAGPYNYSYIFKYIIIGDMGVGKSCLLHQFTEKKFMADCPHTIGVEFGTRIIEVSGQKIKLQIWDTAGQERFRAVTRSYYRGAAGALMVYDITRRSTYNHLSSWLTDARNLTNPNTVIFLIGNKSDLEAQRDVTYEEAKQFADENGLMFLECSAKTGDNVEDAFLDTAKKIYQNIQDGSLDLNAAESGVQHKPATPRNAISTDQTPNDKGCAC